One genomic segment of Cyanobacterium stanieri LEGE 03274 includes these proteins:
- a CDS encoding J domain-containing protein gives MENNKQNSVSAQGGLFAHTHYGLLGLHPSASELDIRRAYRELSKLYHPDTTSLPLEEARSKFQCLNEAYGVLANPERRSLYDLQIGYSRWNVIQSPFNFHEDDSEDNYQSSAYLDPTDRPLSSGELFALLLMGITLFACLLLALSLAWLRA, from the coding sequence ATGGAGAATAATAAGCAAAACTCGGTTTCTGCTCAGGGGGGTTTGTTTGCCCATACCCATTATGGTTTGTTGGGTTTACATCCTTCGGCCTCTGAGTTGGATATTCGTAGAGCTTATCGGGAGTTGAGTAAACTTTATCATCCTGATACTACTTCTTTACCTCTTGAGGAGGCTAGGTCTAAGTTTCAATGTTTGAATGAAGCCTATGGGGTGTTGGCGAATCCTGAGAGGCGATCGCTCTATGACCTTCAAATAGGTTACTCCCGTTGGAATGTGATTCAATCTCCCTTTAATTTTCATGAAGATGATTCCGAAGATAACTATCAAAGCTCTGCCTATTTAGATCCTACCGATCGCCCTTTATCATCAGGGGAATTATTTGCCTTGTTGTTAATGGGTATCACCCTTTTTGCTTGTCTTCTTCTCGCATTATCCCTTGCTTGGCTTAGAGCGTAA
- a CDS encoding methyl-accepting chemotaxis protein, whose translation MASETDYQKRYTQAQNAYLEGNLPEARDITDILVNDYPEDPAILLLKGHICLQQDDYDNAKHSYQKVLQLSDRPELINLANQGLEQIDEQEDNIYPVELENPNFGEEVEEFEEREEGDNWTNSLSLDNLDWDPEDLEEEDIEDPTLQQNPSFTNQEQLSDQLKNPFDTDQENDFDDDITATNFDSLSQPFDFDPENPQDDDEFEFGVTNIQDLDVDVNPSDIDYDNLPSLEMEEESEEDITGSPTFVVSSQDESSNSQESDLVDLEEMLTSTGGDFLDDLNDDDYGDYSSALEPLTTPSGSFATKNQSTNIEDDDDQPLAFGDDEKFFLAPDDLDDIPDISSDSIPSSIFPQPQQPQNNDKFDDDDESSFSFNTSDLNSIDLGGDDGIGTSASFSPYTSPAYQAMPSELEVHPNKFSKYYNLSSFNKQLFHGLLTGVVSFVAVLLITSFQGGATEGERQGLGWGNKFILGLLTGIAAGGTTAGAGLVMAKHVEHYTNDLQNQFDSIYQGNYDVKTSVYSQDEFGTLASSFNHMAKMIKMTTTEAKKRAEDTEKAREDFQKQVVKFLDDVEGAARGDLTVQAEVTSDVLGAVADAFNLIIKNVRTIVIQVKQAAIQVNKGSTDSEVFARSQSSDALRMAEELAVTLNSVQMMTDSIQRVAENAREAEEVARSSSVTALKGGDAVERTVAGILQIRETVSETTRKVKRLAEASQKISTIVAVISNIASRTNLLALNASVQAARAGEAGRGFSIVAAEVRQLADRSAKSLQEIEQIVLQIQTETGSVMTAMEEGIQQVMDVTRRSEDAKRSLEDIIQVANRIDALVRSITADTDEQRENSKGVAKVMQNVELTAQETSQESQRVAGSLQNLVTIARDLLSSVDMFKVE comes from the coding sequence ATGGCATCAGAAACTGACTATCAAAAAAGATACACCCAAGCACAAAACGCCTATTTAGAAGGGAATTTGCCAGAGGCTCGTGATATTACCGATATTCTTGTTAATGACTACCCCGAAGATCCTGCTATCTTATTACTTAAAGGTCATATTTGCTTACAACAGGACGACTACGATAATGCTAAACATAGTTATCAAAAAGTTTTGCAACTGAGCGATCGCCCCGAGCTAATTAATTTAGCAAACCAAGGATTAGAACAAATAGACGAACAAGAAGACAACATCTATCCCGTAGAATTAGAAAATCCTAACTTTGGCGAAGAAGTAGAAGAATTTGAAGAAAGAGAGGAAGGAGATAACTGGACCAATAGTCTCTCCTTAGATAACCTCGATTGGGACCCCGAAGATTTAGAAGAAGAAGACATCGAAGATCCCACCCTCCAACAAAATCCCTCCTTCACCAATCAAGAACAATTATCAGATCAACTCAAAAATCCCTTTGACACGGATCAAGAAAATGACTTTGACGATGACATCACCGCCACCAATTTCGACTCCCTCTCTCAACCCTTCGACTTCGATCCTGAAAACCCCCAAGATGACGATGAATTTGAATTTGGGGTAACCAACATTCAAGACTTAGACGTTGATGTTAACCCCTCCGACATCGACTATGACAACCTTCCCTCCTTAGAGATGGAAGAAGAATCAGAAGAAGACATCACCGGTAGCCCCACTTTTGTGGTCTCCTCCCAAGACGAATCCTCCAACTCCCAAGAATCAGACCTAGTGGACTTAGAAGAAATGCTCACCAGCACAGGGGGAGACTTTCTTGACGACCTCAACGACGACGACTACGGCGACTATAGCTCCGCCCTAGAACCCCTAACCACCCCCTCAGGATCTTTTGCCACCAAAAATCAAAGCACCAATATTGAAGATGATGACGATCAACCCTTGGCTTTTGGAGATGATGAAAAATTCTTTTTAGCCCCCGACGATCTCGATGACATCCCCGACATCTCCTCCGATAGTATTCCCTCCTCTATTTTTCCTCAACCCCAACAACCACAAAACAACGATAAATTTGATGACGATGACGAAAGTAGCTTTAGCTTTAACACCTCAGACCTTAATAGCATTGACTTAGGGGGGGACGATGGCATAGGTACGAGTGCTTCTTTTTCCCCTTATACTAGCCCGGCCTATCAAGCCATGCCCTCTGAATTGGAGGTACACCCCAATAAATTTAGTAAATATTACAATCTATCCAGCTTCAACAAACAATTGTTCCATGGTTTACTAACAGGGGTAGTTTCCTTCGTGGCAGTGTTATTAATTACCTCATTCCAAGGAGGCGCCACGGAAGGGGAAAGACAGGGTTTAGGATGGGGAAATAAATTTATCCTTGGTTTATTGACAGGGATTGCGGCGGGGGGTACTACCGCAGGGGCAGGCCTAGTGATGGCAAAACACGTAGAACATTACACCAATGATCTTCAAAATCAGTTTGACTCCATTTATCAAGGTAATTACGATGTCAAAACTAGCGTTTACTCCCAAGATGAATTTGGAACTCTAGCTTCTAGTTTTAATCACATGGCGAAAATGATTAAAATGACCACCACCGAAGCCAAAAAAAGAGCCGAAGATACCGAAAAAGCTCGGGAAGATTTCCAAAAACAGGTGGTTAAATTCCTCGATGACGTGGAAGGAGCGGCAAGGGGTGATTTGACGGTTCAAGCGGAGGTTACTTCTGACGTTCTTGGGGCGGTGGCAGATGCTTTTAACTTAATCATTAAAAACGTTCGTACCATCGTCATTCAGGTAAAACAAGCGGCTATTCAGGTAAATAAAGGTAGTACCGATAGTGAAGTATTTGCCCGTAGTCAGTCGAGCGACGCTTTGAGAATGGCGGAGGAATTGGCGGTAACTCTTAATTCGGTGCAAATGATGACCGATTCGATTCAGAGGGTAGCCGAAAATGCTCGAGAAGCGGAGGAGGTTGCCCGTTCTTCTAGTGTGACAGCTTTGAAGGGGGGAGATGCGGTAGAGCGCACCGTGGCGGGTATTTTACAGATTAGGGAGACGGTATCAGAAACTACCCGTAAGGTAAAACGGTTGGCAGAGGCATCCCAAAAAATTTCTACCATTGTGGCGGTGATTTCTAACATTGCTTCCCGTACTAACCTTTTGGCTCTTAATGCTTCGGTGCAGGCTGCTAGGGCGGGGGAAGCAGGTAGGGGCTTCTCTATCGTAGCGGCGGAGGTACGACAGTTGGCGGATAGATCGGCTAAGTCTTTGCAGGAGATTGAACAAATTGTATTACAGATTCAAACGGAAACAGGCTCGGTAATGACGGCCATGGAGGAAGGTATTCAACAGGTGATGGATGTTACCCGCCGTTCTGAGGATGCTAAACGATCCCTAGAGGATATTATTCAAGTAGCTAATCGTATTGATGCCCTGGTGCGCTCTATTACCGCGGATACCGATGAACAAAGGGAGAATTCTAAGGGGGTAGCTAAAGTAATGCAGAATGTGGAGTTAACGGCCCAAGAAACTTCCCAAGAGTCTCAACGGGTGGCTGGTTCTTTACAAAATTTAGTAACCATTGCGAGGGATTTACTGTCTTCTGTGGATATGTTTAAGGTGGAATAG
- a CDS encoding chemotaxis protein CheW — MDESPYSLTLDTEFTEDVEALEGESHLRFFLPSGDEFALSAMGIREIMQQEPGNITPVPNASPLLLGTINLRGEIIWVADLGQFLGYPNMLNTDRGEVPVIAVEEQDIVLGLAVKSLGAIHWLEVDKLQIPLNIPDHIAPYVQGEWVEGRNHHIRVLDHIAILRSARWVA; from the coding sequence ATGGACGAATCACCCTATTCCCTAACCCTTGATACAGAATTTACCGAAGATGTAGAAGCGTTAGAAGGGGAATCCCATCTTCGTTTTTTTCTCCCCTCAGGAGACGAATTCGCCCTCTCTGCCATGGGTATTAGAGAAATCATGCAACAAGAACCGGGAAATATTACCCCCGTACCCAACGCCTCCCCCCTACTGCTCGGGACAATCAATCTTCGAGGGGAAATTATTTGGGTAGCAGATCTAGGGCAATTTTTAGGGTATCCTAACATGTTAAACACCGATCGTGGTGAAGTTCCCGTAATTGCCGTCGAAGAACAAGACATTGTTCTAGGATTAGCAGTAAAATCATTAGGAGCAATTCACTGGCTAGAAGTGGATAAACTACAAATACCCCTAAATATTCCCGACCACATTGCCCCCTATGTTCAAGGGGAATGGGTAGAAGGAAGAAATCATCATATAAGGGTATTAGACCACATTGCGATTTTACGCTCAGCCCGTTGGGTAGCCTAA
- a CDS encoding response regulator transcription factor, with amino-acid sequence MKKILLVEDSKTTREIISNLLTKQGLLVQSVTNGEDALTVMKTTIPDLVILDIILPKMNGYEVCRHIKSEQKTQKVPVILCSSKKEEFDRYWGMKQGADAYISKPFQASELMKMIKQLLKK; translated from the coding sequence ATGAAAAAAATTTTACTTGTAGAAGACAGTAAAACCACCAGAGAAATTATTAGTAACTTACTCACCAAACAAGGATTATTAGTACAAAGCGTAACCAACGGTGAGGATGCCTTAACAGTAATGAAAACCACCATACCAGATCTAGTTATATTAGATATAATCTTACCCAAAATGAACGGATACGAAGTTTGTCGGCATATCAAATCAGAACAAAAAACCCAAAAAGTTCCTGTAATTCTTTGTTCCTCCAAAAAAGAAGAATTTGATCGTTATTGGGGCATGAAACAAGGAGCAGACGCTTACATTAGTAAACCATTTCAAGCCAGTGAACTAATGAAAATGATTAAACAACTACTCAAAAAATAA
- a CDS encoding acetate/propionate family kinase, which yields MKILVLNAGSSSQKSCLYEIQPHTDLSTPLEPLWEASIDWTVSDEYGLLKVFANGQKRKIDLPLDNKRDGILIMLETITHGHTKVLSSLDDIDIIGHRIVHGGRSYSRSCIITPEVEQTIKDLIPLAPNHHPAHLEGIKAIALTLPQTPQVAVFDTAFHSSIPPKAKIYPLPYQWYERGIQRYGFHGISHGYVSQRAAQILGKPMEDLKIISCHLGNGSSVTAIKNGHSIDTSMGFTPLEGLMMGTRCGSIDPAILLHLMDEYGYDYGQLNQLLNKESGLLGVSQISADVRSIISAIANGNHQAQLALDIFTHRVTSVIGSMIPGLGGLDVLIFTAGIGENSPLIREQVCSQFSFLNLKLDREKNQGKCLDRNIANPDSSVAIITIKTQEDWAIALQTLPFCPKES from the coding sequence ATGAAAATATTAGTTCTCAATGCAGGTTCAAGCAGTCAAAAAAGTTGTCTTTATGAAATTCAACCCCATACAGATTTATCGACACCCTTAGAACCTCTTTGGGAGGCTAGTATTGATTGGACAGTAAGTGATGAGTATGGGTTATTAAAGGTTTTTGCCAATGGTCAGAAACGCAAAATCGATTTACCTTTAGATAATAAAAGGGATGGTATTTTGATTATGCTCGAAACCATTACCCATGGTCATACAAAAGTTTTGTCAAGTCTTGATGATATTGATATTATTGGTCATAGGATTGTCCATGGGGGGCGTAGTTATTCTCGTTCTTGTATTATTACCCCTGAGGTGGAGCAGACTATTAAAGATTTGATTCCTTTAGCTCCTAATCATCATCCCGCTCACCTTGAGGGTATAAAGGCGATCGCCCTTACCCTGCCACAAACGCCCCAAGTGGCGGTATTTGATACAGCGTTTCATAGTAGTATCCCGCCCAAGGCAAAAATTTATCCATTACCCTACCAATGGTATGAGAGGGGGATTCAAAGATATGGTTTTCACGGCATTTCCCATGGCTATGTGAGCCAAAGAGCAGCTCAAATTTTGGGTAAACCCATGGAGGATTTAAAAATTATTTCCTGTCATCTGGGTAATGGTTCATCGGTGACAGCCATCAAAAATGGTCATAGCATCGATACCAGTATGGGTTTTACTCCCCTGGAAGGGTTGATGATGGGTACTCGCTGTGGTTCTATTGATCCGGCTATTCTCCTTCATCTTATGGATGAATATGGTTACGATTACGGGCAATTGAATCAATTACTGAATAAAGAATCTGGTTTATTGGGTGTATCTCAAATATCTGCCGATGTCCGTAGTATTATAAGTGCGATCGCCAATGGTAACCATCAAGCTCAACTAGCTCTCGACATTTTTACTCACCGAGTTACATCGGTGATTGGTTCGATGATTCCGGGGCTAGGAGGCTTAGACGTTTTAATTTTTACCGCCGGGATAGGAGAAAATTCCCCCTTAATTCGTGAGCAAGTATGTTCTCAATTTTCCTTCCTTAACCTCAAATTAGATCGAGAAAAAAATCAGGGCAAATGTCTTGATCGAAATATTGCAAACCCCGATTCCTCCGTAGCAATCATTACCATTAAAACTCAAGAAGACTGGGCGATCGCCCTTCAAACCCTTCCCTTTTGCCCCAAAGAATCATAA
- a CDS encoding cyclic nucleotide-binding domain-containing protein, translating into MLEPGDLANRFFNNLQIRNVSAGDVIFRVGEDGSVMYTLIKGQVDLMVNDQRVETILEHDVFGQGALVQPDHKRASTAIARTDCQVAELDRDKFVFLIQETPLFALEVIRSLSTRLRKIKGEV; encoded by the coding sequence ATGTTAGAACCAGGAGATCTCGCCAATCGTTTTTTTAATAATTTACAAATCCGTAACGTTTCCGCAGGAGATGTCATTTTTAGGGTAGGGGAAGATGGTAGCGTGATGTACACTTTGATTAAAGGGCAAGTAGATTTAATGGTGAATGATCAAAGAGTAGAAACTATTTTGGAACATGATGTTTTTGGGCAAGGGGCGTTAGTACAACCTGATCATAAAAGGGCTTCTACCGCCATTGCACGTACGGATTGTCAAGTAGCTGAGTTAGATCGAGATAAGTTTGTGTTTTTGATACAAGAAACCCCTTTATTTGCTCTTGAAGTAATTCGCAGTCTTTCCACTCGTCTGCGTAAAATAAAAGGTGAAGTTTAG
- a CDS encoding anhydro-N-acetylmuramic acid kinase, translating into MIVVGLMSGTSVDGIDAAVVNIEGDGLDLTVNLLAGQTFPYPDDLRSQILAVCEGASISMEDLAKLDGAIASCFADATINVIPENLKVDLIGSHGQTVFHQPAQEHQLGYSLQLGRGELIAHLTHITTVSNFRQGDIAMGGHGAPLVSKIDLCLFAHPKHNRCLQNLGGIGNVTYLPANHQPQWQEKIMGWDTGPGNALIDLAVQKFTHNQKTFDFDGQWSRQGKPCMPLVKTWLKQDFFNQKPPKSTGRELFGHLYLEQCLKDAQSFDLSEADFLATLTELTAASVAHNYKKFLPTLPHDLILGGGGSSNGYLKERLQANLPTVNLLTTDDFNVSTEFKEAIAFAILAYWRVNSFTGNLPVVTGAKKEALLGEIHYP; encoded by the coding sequence ATGATAGTTGTGGGTTTGATGAGTGGTACTTCTGTTGATGGCATTGATGCGGCAGTGGTAAACATAGAGGGTGATGGTTTAGATTTAACCGTCAATTTATTAGCGGGGCAAACTTTTCCTTACCCCGATGATTTACGCTCTCAGATATTGGCTGTATGTGAAGGGGCTAGTATATCTATGGAGGATTTGGCGAAGTTGGACGGTGCGATCGCCTCTTGTTTTGCTGATGCTACTATTAATGTTATTCCCGAAAATCTCAAAGTTGATTTAATCGGCTCTCACGGACAAACAGTTTTCCATCAACCAGCACAGGAACATCAATTGGGTTATAGTTTACAACTAGGTAGAGGAGAGTTAATCGCCCATCTTACCCACATCACCACCGTCAGTAATTTTCGTCAAGGTGACATCGCCATGGGAGGCCATGGAGCGCCTTTAGTGTCTAAAATTGATTTATGCTTATTTGCCCATCCAAAACATAACCGTTGTTTACAAAATCTCGGTGGTATCGGTAATGTTACTTATCTTCCCGCTAACCATCAACCTCAATGGCAAGAAAAAATAATGGGTTGGGATACAGGGCCGGGCAATGCTTTAATAGATTTAGCCGTACAAAAATTTACCCATAATCAAAAAACCTTCGATTTTGACGGGCAATGGAGTCGGCAGGGTAAGCCTTGTATGCCCCTAGTTAAAACATGGCTAAAACAGGATTTCTTTAATCAAAAACCACCCAAATCTACGGGCAGAGAATTATTTGGACATTTATATTTAGAGCAGTGTTTAAAAGATGCTCAATCCTTCGATTTATCCGAGGCAGATTTTTTGGCTACCCTCACTGAGTTAACAGCCGCTTCCGTTGCTCACAACTATAAGAAGTTTTTACCCACATTACCCCATGATTTAATCTTAGGGGGGGGAGGCAGTAGCAACGGTTATTTAAAGGAAAGACTACAGGCAAACTTACCCACTGTAAACCTTTTAACTACCGATGACTTTAACGTTAGCACAGAGTTTAAAGAGGCGATCGCCTTTGCCATTTTAGCTTATTGGCGGGTAAACTCCTTTACGGGAAACTTACCCGTAGTGACAGGGGCGAAAAAAGAAGCCCTCCTCGGGGAGATTCATTATCCCTAA
- a CDS encoding DUF4327 family protein, translated as MPNKQVIHPMVKLQQKVVSLVNSEIIKSDDSIGKIALLFGDQWSFFKSELVAYGFSMQDPVSDILVVETWDD; from the coding sequence ATGCCCAATAAGCAGGTAATTCATCCCATGGTGAAGTTGCAACAGAAAGTAGTATCATTGGTTAATTCTGAGATTATCAAGTCCGATGATAGTATTGGTAAGATTGCACTTTTATTTGGTGATCAATGGTCGTTTTTTAAGTCGGAATTAGTTGCCTATGGTTTTTCTATGCAAGATCCTGTTAGTGATATTCTTGTGGTAGAAACTTGGGATGATTAA
- the speD gene encoding adenosylmethionine decarboxylase → MNKVGTHLVVDAWEAPADLLNNPEKIRQALLDAISAGKATLIDMCVHQFSPHGVTATVTLAESHIAIHTWPEHGYFAADLFFCGAGQPREAMKVLQVALEAKKATMREIDRGFEQPVHEQLTDTLAQDFASSLQAVS, encoded by the coding sequence ATGAATAAAGTGGGTACACATTTAGTGGTAGACGCTTGGGAAGCACCGGCTGATCTTTTAAATAATCCTGAAAAAATTCGTCAAGCATTATTAGACGCCATCAGTGCAGGAAAAGCGACATTAATTGATATGTGTGTACACCAATTTAGTCCCCACGGTGTAACAGCTACCGTTACCCTAGCGGAATCTCATATTGCTATTCATACATGGCCAGAACATGGTTACTTTGCCGCCGATTTATTTTTCTGCGGTGCGGGGCAACCAAGGGAAGCCATGAAAGTGTTACAAGTTGCCTTAGAAGCAAAAAAAGCCACCATGCGCGAAATTGACCGAGGTTTTGAGCAACCAGTTCATGAGCAGTTGACTGATACCCTTGCCCAAGATTTTGCGTCTAGTTTACAAGCGGTGAGTTAG
- the pyrE gene encoding orotate phosphoribosyltransferase codes for MDNNSLSLKQQLLDMFVEYAYQEGDFILSSGQKSNFYLNGKQVTLRAQGALAVGKLIYTMLDDQTKAIAGLTLGADPIVSAVSVVSAYENNPIPALIIRKEAKGHGTKAYIEGPSLPEGSMITVLEDVVTTGKSAMLAVERLINAGYKVDKIISLVDRQAGGAEFYQSQGLQFESIFTIADIQARNREK; via the coding sequence ATGGACAATAACAGCTTATCTCTCAAACAACAACTATTGGATATGTTTGTAGAGTATGCCTATCAAGAAGGGGACTTTATCCTTTCTTCAGGACAAAAAAGTAATTTTTATCTCAACGGCAAACAAGTTACTCTTAGGGCGCAAGGGGCTTTAGCCGTAGGTAAACTAATTTATACCATGCTTGACGATCAAACTAAAGCCATAGCGGGGCTTACCCTAGGGGCAGATCCCATCGTCAGTGCCGTTAGCGTGGTTTCGGCCTACGAAAATAACCCCATTCCCGCTCTAATTATTCGTAAAGAAGCTAAAGGTCACGGTACTAAAGCCTACATCGAAGGACCCAGTCTCCCAGAAGGCTCTATGATAACAGTTTTAGAAGATGTGGTCACCACTGGTAAATCTGCCATGTTAGCCGTGGAAAGACTGATTAACGCAGGATACAAAGTAGATAAAATAATCTCTTTAGTAGATCGTCAAGCCGGGGGCGCTGAGTTTTATCAGTCTCAAGGATTGCAATTTGAAAGTATTTTCACCATTGCCGATATTCAAGCAAGAAATCGAGAAAAATAA
- a CDS encoding 2Fe-2S iron-sulfur cluster-binding protein produces the protein MTIKIKFLPDNITTEAEAGEPILEVASRAGVFIPTGCLMGSCHACEVEIGPEGEEDIICACISAVPAGEKELIINVYSDPVW, from the coding sequence ATGACGATCAAAATTAAATTTTTACCAGATAATATAACCACCGAAGCCGAAGCAGGAGAGCCAATATTAGAGGTGGCATCCCGTGCGGGGGTGTTTATTCCTACGGGTTGTTTGATGGGATCTTGTCATGCCTGTGAAGTGGAAATAGGGCCAGAAGGGGAAGAAGATATAATTTGTGCTTGTATTAGTGCAGTACCTGCGGGAGAAAAAGAGTTGATAATTAATGTATACTCTGATCCTGTTTGGTAA